The following proteins come from a genomic window of Nostoc sp. TCL26-01:
- a CDS encoding RAMP superfamily CRISPR-associated protein: MYHQAHGIIKTLAPLHVGATAGEERGNLNLIFRDQFTQTGIIPGSSIRGRLRAEMRQNYGGDEQKVRKWYGNDVPDRNENDTVDRTFSDRTTESLVKFEYASIVWLPVFCPGQPIVWVSCPRLLKRYRRITGQESLDIPQKYTRSQSLTPLPNNKLFFNFGFLTIEHHANLSSWFPDNEEFPAVVIGDDEISMIHDMALYRQSRVALEKDQKRNANKAFFGVEALPEETILAFPIGLKTDKDGEQWEPFPRQKTKDDIYLGGLESVGFGHCEMSLFNIRVNSQVSNKIGK; encoded by the coding sequence ATGTATCATCAAGCCCACGGAATAATTAAAACCTTAGCACCACTTCATGTAGGAGCAACAGCCGGAGAAGAAAGGGGAAATTTAAACTTAATTTTCCGCGACCAATTTACCCAAACGGGGATTATTCCTGGTAGTTCAATTCGGGGAAGATTGCGCGCAGAAATGCGCCAAAATTATGGAGGAGATGAACAAAAAGTGAGAAAATGGTACGGTAATGATGTACCGGATCGTAATGAGAATGATACAGTAGATCGCACTTTTTCTGACCGCACAACAGAGTCATTAGTAAAGTTTGAATATGCTTCTATTGTTTGGCTACCTGTATTTTGTCCTGGACAACCAATTGTTTGGGTGAGTTGTCCGCGTTTACTTAAACGTTACAGGCGCATAACTGGACAAGAGAGTTTAGATATACCACAAAAATATACGCGATCGCAATCCCTTACACCCCTACCAAATAACAAACTATTCTTTAATTTTGGCTTTCTAACTATTGAGCATCATGCCAACTTATCCAGTTGGTTTCCAGATAATGAAGAATTCCCAGCAGTCGTAATTGGTGACGATGAGATTTCCATGATTCATGATATGGCGTTATACCGTCAAAGTCGTGTTGCTTTAGAAAAAGACCAAAAACGTAATGCTAATAAAGCTTTTTTTGGAGTTGAAGCATTACCAGAAGAAACTATCTTAGCTTTCCCCATTGGTTTGAAAACAGATAAAGATGGCGAACAGTGGGAACCTTTTCCTAGACAAAAAACCAAAGATGATATTTATTTAGGAGGACTAGAATCAGTTGGATTTGGACATTGTGAAATGTCATTATTCAATATTCGTGTCAATAGCCAAGTTAGCAACAAGATAGGAAAATAA
- a CDS encoding SDR family oxidoreductase, giving the protein MLDLKERKIRVNAISPGVVPTAGYDLLGLNDQQLQEFIDSQASVIPLGRVGKPDEIAKAVVFLASDDSSFVNGIELFVDGGMAQI; this is encoded by the coding sequence ATACTCGACCTTAAAGAGCGCAAGATCCGAGTAAATGCCATTAGCCCTGGTGTGGTTCCGACTGCTGGTTACGATCTTTTGGGACTGAATGACCAGCAGTTGCAAGAATTCATAGACAGCCAAGCTAGCGTTATCCCACTGGGACGAGTCGGCAAACCCGACGAGATTGCTAAAGCTGTCGTCTTCCTTGCATCCGATGACAGCAGCTTTGTCAACGGCATCGAACTCTTCGTCGATGGGGGCATGGCGCAGATTTGA
- a CDS encoding cupin domain-containing protein, translated as MTKSFWLMGSYLTIVADHTTTDSKYDLVEGYFPPGSQTPPHRHTRYSEQLYVLEGEFTVWIGKNKVVLKTGESALIPMGAPHVVAALSDQPARGLVVTSPSAFAHFVEATGTLNENEAPDLELVNRIANEIGDEILGAPGDIP; from the coding sequence ATGACAAAATCATTCTGGCTTATGGGTTCTTACCTGACCATCGTCGCCGACCACACCACGACTGATAGTAAATACGACCTGGTTGAGGGTTATTTCCCTCCTGGTTCCCAGACTCCACCCCATCGCCATACACGCTATTCCGAACAACTCTACGTGTTGGAAGGAGAATTCACTGTCTGGATTGGTAAGAACAAGGTGGTTCTAAAGACGGGTGAAAGTGCCTTGATTCCGATGGGCGCTCCCCATGTCGTTGCTGCACTCAGCGATCAACCAGCTCGCGGGTTAGTCGTTACTTCGCCCAGTGCCTTTGCTCACTTTGTTGAAGCAACAGGGACGCTAAACGAGAATGAGGCACCTGACCTGGAATTGGTCAATCGCATCGCTAACGAAATTGGCGACGAAATTCTGGGTGCGCCTGGAGATATCCCTTAG
- a CDS encoding GMC family oxidoreductase yields the protein MTNYDYIVIGAGSAGCVVANRLTEDCDTTVLLLEAGNPATKPEIQIPAQCFSLIGSEVDWGYFSEPEPYLNDRKMFCSRGKVLGGSSSINFMMYVRGNPHDYDRWQELGNPGWSYLDVLPYFKKSEQQQRGASEFHGVDGELSVTDLMSPAVVSQRFVDACVSKGYNYNPDFNGVQQQGVGLYQLTVKDGKRHSAAAAFLLPICDRPNLTVVTGALVTRLLVEDTRCVGVEYLHEGMLHQVRVNQEVILSAGALDSPKLLMLSGIGDAEYLQAMGISVVADLPGVGQNLQDHILTCVVQETTQDVHPAITSNGIEAGLFSHSQGNVEAAPDLQFFFGPIQFLSPGYTPADFGFTGAVSLTRLQNIGSVGLRSSNLNDPPTIQMNYLQSQADVQKLVEGVKLIRQLFQSNAFDDFHGEEIAPGSDVQSDAALEAYIRDTCSTVWHPVGTCKMGIDPMAVVDPQLRVHGIQGLRVVDASIMPTITTGNTNAPTIMIGEKAADLIKAGSTSQSIPNQLNVQNLAQLSI from the coding sequence ATGACTAATTATGATTACATTGTAATCGGTGCAGGGTCGGCAGGTTGTGTAGTTGCCAATCGTCTAACCGAAGACTGCGACACAACCGTCTTACTCCTCGAAGCGGGCAACCCAGCTACAAAACCAGAAATTCAAATTCCAGCGCAATGCTTTAGTCTAATAGGCTCTGAGGTGGACTGGGGCTATTTCTCAGAGCCGGAACCCTACTTGAATGACCGCAAAATGTTTTGTTCCCGTGGCAAAGTTTTGGGGGGTAGCAGTTCGATTAATTTCATGATGTATGTCCGGGGCAATCCTCACGATTACGATCGCTGGCAGGAATTAGGAAATCCCGGTTGGTCATACCTTGATGTCTTGCCCTATTTTAAAAAATCGGAGCAACAGCAGCGAGGCGCATCAGAATTTCACGGAGTTGATGGGGAGTTGAGCGTTACCGATTTGATGTCCCCTGCTGTGGTTTCCCAACGCTTTGTCGATGCCTGCGTGTCAAAGGGATACAACTACAATCCTGATTTTAATGGTGTACAGCAACAAGGGGTGGGACTCTATCAATTGACAGTCAAGGATGGTAAACGGCACAGTGCTGCGGCTGCTTTTCTTCTACCTATTTGCGATCGCCCCAATTTGACTGTAGTGACAGGGGCATTGGTGACGCGATTGCTAGTTGAGGACACTCGCTGTGTGGGAGTGGAATATCTGCATGAAGGTATGCTCCACCAGGTCAGAGTTAACCAGGAAGTGATTTTAAGTGCAGGTGCGCTTGATTCGCCCAAACTGCTAATGCTTTCTGGTATTGGGGATGCAGAATATCTGCAAGCGATGGGAATTTCTGTCGTTGCAGATTTGCCGGGTGTCGGTCAAAACCTTCAGGATCACATCCTCACTTGTGTCGTTCAAGAAACTACTCAAGATGTACACCCTGCTATTACCAGTAATGGAATCGAAGCCGGATTATTTTCCCATAGCCAGGGAAATGTGGAGGCCGCACCTGATTTGCAGTTCTTCTTCGGCCCAATTCAATTCTTGTCACCTGGTTATACCCCTGCTGATTTTGGATTTACGGGTGCAGTCTCTCTTACCCGTCTGCAAAATATTGGCAGCGTTGGTTTGCGTTCATCTAATCTCAACGATCCACCAACCATTCAAATGAATTATCTACAAAGTCAAGCTGATGTGCAAAAGCTGGTTGAGGGAGTTAAATTAATCCGCCAATTGTTTCAGAGCAATGCCTTTGATGATTTTCATGGTGAGGAGATTGCACCAGGTTCCGACGTTCAGAGTGATGCAGCACTCGAAGCTTACATTCGGGACACTTGCAGCACTGTATGGCATCCAGTCGGCACTTGTAAAATGGGCATTGACCCAATGGCGGTTGTCGATCCTCAACTACGAGTACATGGAATTCAAGGTCTTCGTGTGGTTGATGCCTCCATCATGCCCACGATTACCACGGGAAATACAAACGCACCGACCATCATGATTGGTGAGAAGGCAGCAGATTTAATTAAAGCGGGGTCTACCTCGCAGAGCATTCCCAATCAGCTTAATGTTCAAAATTTGGCTCAATTATCTATCTAG
- a CDS encoding ferric reductase-like transmembrane domain-containing protein, whose amino-acid sequence MAVIDTAPLENSLGFLALGAYTLTLMPTNLRIIFPQTKQAKLPKWLLKYRRLIGILAFCLALFHAFLLVKKRDVDFLDINTYWIYIQGISTFIIFTLLAITSNDWSIKRLKKNWKRLHTLTYLAMFLLTWHVWDKMLEHWSYLTPIGLVGIVVTTLLFLMRRWIEFRNKQQKAKPKVFSSQIPEKITS is encoded by the coding sequence ATGGCAGTAATCGATACAGCACCGTTAGAAAACAGCCTGGGATTTCTAGCTTTAGGAGCTTATACTCTCACCTTAATGCCCACGAATCTCAGAATCATTTTTCCTCAAACTAAACAAGCGAAGCTTCCCAAATGGTTGTTAAAATATCGACGACTTATCGGTATTCTCGCTTTCTGCTTGGCTTTGTTTCACGCTTTCCTCTTAGTGAAAAAGAGAGACGTTGATTTTTTAGATATTAATACCTATTGGATTTATATCCAAGGTATATCTACCTTCATAATTTTTACCCTATTGGCAATTACTTCTAATGACTGGAGTATCAAAAGACTGAAAAAAAATTGGAAGCGATTACATACCCTGACTTACTTAGCTATGTTCCTGCTCACTTGGCACGTTTGGGACAAAATGTTAGAGCATTGGAGCTATTTAACCCCGATTGGACTAGTAGGGATTGTCGTGACAACCCTTTTATTTCTGATGCGACGCTGGATTGAATTTCGGAATAAACAACAAAAAGCGAAACCAAAAGTGTTCTCATCTCAAATTCCAGAAAAAATTACTTCCTAG
- a CDS encoding type III-B CRISPR module-associated Cmr3 family protein, with translation MYRYLIIINPLGFLYGSAGAFLSPENLVGRSGAKFPPDASTLSGLFFGANKTEPFIEHEQLKELHVAGPFWAELDNPEYFYLPIPWTKIINQEENQTDEWRIQDDKWYRSEATKEIEPDCRWQTINYWEDSAAAILSNGGTAKDPWKYTSILHPKLTKSERCVQEEGGLFLENSVQMGYHYRDNENQETCLVYLSTHKIPKGWYCFGGENHLVEISSIELTDESWILKLLRQKIQRSCALITPGVWGSTRFSRRYPDPQHTTFPKPSHILTDKPSPYRYRVGDNKGRGRLGRGRYAVPAGTVYVFDEPLNKSWWGDENEPGFPNEWFPNEGFYLKQLGCGLCLPLAITGVD, from the coding sequence ATGTACAGATATTTAATTATTATTAATCCTTTGGGATTTCTTTATGGTAGTGCAGGAGCATTTTTATCACCAGAAAATTTGGTGGGACGTTCTGGAGCCAAGTTTCCTCCTGATGCATCTACATTATCTGGTTTGTTTTTTGGTGCTAATAAAACTGAGCCTTTTATAGAGCATGAACAATTAAAAGAATTACACGTTGCTGGCCCTTTCTGGGCAGAATTAGATAATCCTGAATACTTTTATCTTCCCATTCCTTGGACGAAAATTATCAATCAAGAGGAAAACCAAACAGATGAATGGCGAATTCAAGATGATAAATGGTATCGTTCCGAAGCAACAAAAGAAATAGAACCAGATTGTCGTTGGCAAACCATTAATTATTGGGAGGATTCAGCAGCAGCAATTCTCAGTAATGGTGGTACTGCCAAAGACCCTTGGAAATATACATCTATATTACATCCAAAGTTAACTAAAAGTGAGCGTTGTGTTCAAGAAGAAGGCGGATTATTTCTCGAAAATTCGGTACAAATGGGCTATCATTATCGTGATAATGAGAACCAAGAAACCTGCTTAGTGTATTTATCAACCCATAAAATACCCAAAGGTTGGTATTGTTTTGGTGGTGAAAATCATCTAGTAGAAATTAGTTCTATAGAACTTACTGATGAAAGTTGGATATTAAAGTTATTAAGGCAAAAAATTCAACGTAGTTGTGCATTAATTACACCGGGAGTATGGGGTTCGACTCGTTTTTCCCGCCGTTATCCCGATCCACAGCATACGACTTTCCCCAAACCTAGTCACATTCTTACAGATAAACCTTCCCCCTACCGTTACCGTGTTGGAGATAACAAAGGAAGGGGACGTTTAGGAAGGGGACGTTATGCAGTTCCGGCGGGTACAGTTTACGTGTTTGACGAACCTTTAAATAAATCTTGGTGGGGGGATGAAAATGAACCAGGATTTCCTAACGAATGGTTTCCCAATGAAGGATTTTATCTCAAACAATTGGGATGCGGTTTGTGTTTACCTCTGGCTATTACAGGAGTTGATTAG
- a CDS encoding DUF302 domain-containing protein, giving the protein MNANNGIISQPSPYSVTETIDRLEAILQAKGITIFARIDQRAEAKKVGLSLHPTQLLIFGNPEAGTPLMVAEPTIALDLPLKVLAWEAADGKVWLSYNDPDYLKQRFSLSHELVKNIAIIKPLINQALQ; this is encoded by the coding sequence ATGAATGCAAATAACGGCATCATCAGTCAGCCCAGCCCATATTCAGTAACCGAAACCATCGATCGCTTAGAAGCTATCCTTCAGGCAAAAGGCATCACCATTTTTGCCCGCATCGATCAACGAGCTGAAGCCAAAAAAGTTGGACTCAGCCTACATCCAACACAGTTATTGATATTTGGCAACCCTGAAGCCGGAACACCGCTTATGGTAGCAGAACCGACGATCGCTTTGGATTTACCCCTGAAAGTACTGGCATGGGAAGCGGCTGACGGCAAGGTGTGGCTGAGTTACAACGATCCTGATTACTTAAAACAGAGGTTCTCTCTCTCCCATGAGTTGGTCAAAAACATCGCGATCATTAAACCTTTAATCAATCAAGCACTCCAATAA
- a CDS encoding alpha/beta fold hydrolase, whose product MTTYRTVSIDGLDIFYREAGSRDHPTILLLHGFPTSSHMFRNLIPALADKFHLVAPDYPGYGNSSAPTVNEFDYTFDNLAEIVEKFIAAIALKKYSLYVMDYGAPIGYRIAAKYPERVQSLIVQNGNAYEEGLREFWEPIKAYWQERSPQNAEKLKYLFTLEATKWQYTNGVRNLEAISPDTWTIDQHFLDRPGNEEIQLALFYSYGTNPPLYPQWQEYFRQYQPPTLIVWGKNDYIFPADGAYPYQRDLKDVDFHLLDTGHFALEEDGDAIANYIDQFLTSRLQSVLT is encoded by the coding sequence ATGACTACATATCGCACCGTTTCGATCGATGGTTTAGATATTTTCTACCGTGAAGCTGGTTCCCGTGATCATCCAACGATTCTGCTATTGCACGGCTTCCCAACTTCTTCTCATATGTTCCGTAATCTCATACCTGCCCTTGCTGATAAATTCCATCTGGTTGCACCTGATTATCCTGGCTACGGCAACAGTTCTGCGCCTACAGTAAATGAGTTTGATTACACGTTTGATAATTTGGCTGAGATTGTGGAGAAATTCATTGCGGCGATCGCTCTCAAAAAGTATAGCCTTTATGTGATGGATTATGGCGCACCGATTGGCTATCGCATTGCCGCTAAATATCCAGAGCGTGTGCAGTCTCTGATTGTACAAAATGGCAATGCTTACGAGGAAGGTCTGCGGGAATTCTGGGAACCAATCAAGGCATACTGGCAAGAGCGATCGCCACAGAATGCGGAAAAACTCAAATATCTTTTCACTCTAGAAGCAACTAAGTGGCAATATACCAACGGTGTTCGTAATTTAGAAGCAATTAGCCCTGATACCTGGACTATTGATCAACATTTCCTTGATCGCCCCGGAAACGAAGAGATTCAACTGGCGCTGTTTTATAGCTATGGCACGAATCCACCATTATATCCCCAGTGGCAGGAGTATTTCCGCCAGTATCAACCTCCGACCCTGATTGTTTGGGGCAAGAACGACTACATCTTTCCTGCTGACGGTGCTTATCCCTACCAGCGTGACTTGAAAGACGTTGATTTTCATCTACTCGATACCGGACATTTTGCCCTGGAAGAGGATGGGGATGCGATCGCAAATTATATCGATCAATTTCTCACATCACGACTGCAATCCGTTCTCACTTGA
- a CDS encoding WD40 repeat domain-containing protein, which produces MRLKQITWKSSAALAISTLTILVASSSCASLLSCFRNASVATTSVATTQPLRSVQGNSTWVYAIAISPDGRFLASGSYDKKIKIWDLSSNTLLYTLERHGDAVVSLAISPDSKLLASGSWDNRIKLWNLETGQLLRTLDGHTDDVEAVAISPNGKWLASGSADTTIRIWNVQTGVQVHQLSDGKWVRTVAFSPDGQTLASGNEGGTLKIWRLTDGAVLETLNAHSQAVRSVTFSPDGRTLASGSADETVKLWQMPTGKLLHSLVGHSGVVWSVAFSADGKRLASGSNDSTIKLWGLPEGKLLENLIGHERGVRSVVFRPHGNMIASSSADKTIKLWPLPQE; this is translated from the coding sequence ATGAGATTGAAACAAATTACCTGGAAATCTTCAGCAGCATTGGCAATCAGCACCCTAACGATCTTGGTTGCTAGTAGCAGTTGTGCTAGTCTATTGTCTTGCTTCCGAAACGCTAGTGTTGCTACTACATCTGTTGCAACCACTCAACCTTTACGTTCTGTCCAAGGAAATTCAACTTGGGTTTATGCGATCGCCATCAGCCCTGATGGACGCTTCCTCGCCAGTGGCAGTTACGATAAAAAAATTAAAATTTGGGATCTGTCTAGTAACACTTTACTCTATACTTTAGAAAGACACGGCGATGCAGTGGTAAGCCTTGCCATCAGTCCAGATAGCAAGCTGCTCGCTAGTGGCAGTTGGGATAACCGGATTAAACTTTGGAATTTAGAGACAGGGCAACTGCTTCGTACCCTAGATGGTCATACAGATGATGTAGAAGCCGTTGCCATCAGCCCCAACGGCAAGTGGTTAGCCAGTGGTAGTGCTGACACAACCATCCGCATCTGGAACGTGCAGACTGGCGTACAAGTTCATCAGTTATCGGATGGAAAGTGGGTAAGAACTGTTGCTTTTAGTCCGGATGGGCAGACCTTAGCTAGTGGCAATGAGGGCGGTACACTCAAAATTTGGCGGCTCACGGATGGTGCTGTTCTAGAAACTTTGAATGCTCATTCACAAGCCGTGCGCTCAGTGACTTTTAGCCCTGATGGACGGACTTTAGCGAGTGGCAGTGCTGATGAGACAGTCAAACTCTGGCAAATGCCCACTGGTAAATTGTTGCACTCCCTAGTTGGACATTCAGGAGTTGTGTGGTCAGTGGCTTTCAGTGCCGATGGTAAGAGATTAGCTAGTGGTAGCAATGATAGCACTATCAAGTTATGGGGGTTGCCTGAAGGCAAACTCTTGGAGAATTTGATCGGGCATGAGCGAGGCGTGAGGTCAGTAGTTTTCAGACCGCATGGAAACATGATAGCCAGCAGCAGTGCCGACAAAACCATTAAACTCTGGCCTCTTCCTCAAGAGTGA
- a CDS encoding type III-B CRISPR-associated protein Cas10/Cmr2, with the protein MVDEVKDTYTAITFAPVQGFIEKSRKLRDLYGASELLSYLSTKIIDVAKEIPGIEVISPGSPNIEQGTPNRILIKGNFPEQQARDTILSAWKEVIDHCRQWLNDNLRHLGPYYWDDDWNRWANHSWEIFWAQANSPTSVMRELENNKLDRDWIAINWIGESSSLTGTDGIVFPGLGAIERNPMSISYKAEKDKIEEFYTELATITESTTTSEIEGKFIDTREKLSIPELTKRLVTLPDIARRFGMSSLTEGFKEIQRKPDRDTNTPGQWTGWFMGDGDKVGNHLQAIAQSQGDIGLKRVSEAMRNWGRDFTRNFTNNVPGIRGRVIYAGGDDFLGVIYSPKPQNPIPAFTAYEWLMTLDDRWNQHQEPITLSVGFVWVAGSVPQRDVLQHCREAEKLAKSRGRDRITIRVLFNSGQYVQWTCPWDYLHILKNYRDRNGNTYEKWERRGRDEKYKPNWNHIYSDLAQLKARHAIDLNPNRQNIDDTLALALFDIYFQNRDYLINHSSHIVGGNASYLEIISWINDLVNVGWQLCTDI; encoded by the coding sequence ATGGTTGATGAAGTAAAAGACACATACACTGCTATTACCTTTGCACCAGTGCAGGGATTTATCGAAAAATCCCGGAAGTTGAGGGATTTATATGGTGCGTCGGAACTTCTTTCCTATTTAAGTACAAAAATAATTGATGTAGCAAAGGAAATACCTGGTATAGAAGTGATTTCTCCTGGTAGTCCTAACATTGAACAAGGAACACCAAACCGGATTCTAATTAAAGGTAATTTCCCAGAACAGCAAGCAAGAGATACAATTTTGTCAGCTTGGAAAGAAGTAATCGACCACTGTAGACAATGGCTGAATGATAACCTGCGACATTTGGGGCCTTATTACTGGGATGATGACTGGAATCGTTGGGCTAATCATAGTTGGGAAATATTTTGGGCGCAAGCAAATTCTCCTACATCTGTAATGAGAGAATTAGAAAATAATAAGCTGGATCGTGATTGGATTGCGATTAACTGGATTGGTGAAAGTTCCAGTCTTACGGGTACTGATGGTATAGTGTTTCCGGGATTGGGTGCAATAGAACGCAACCCAATGAGTATTAGTTATAAAGCTGAAAAGGACAAGATTGAAGAGTTTTACACAGAACTTGCAACAATAACCGAAAGCACGACAACATCAGAAATTGAAGGTAAATTTATTGACACCAGGGAAAAATTAAGCATTCCTGAACTGACTAAGCGTTTGGTGACATTACCCGACATTGCTAGACGTTTTGGGATGTCATCCTTAACTGAAGGATTTAAAGAAATCCAGCGTAAACCCGATCGCGATACAAACACACCAGGACAGTGGACGGGTTGGTTTATGGGGGATGGAGATAAAGTTGGGAATCATCTACAAGCGATCGCACAAAGTCAAGGTGACATTGGACTTAAACGAGTTAGCGAAGCAATGCGGAATTGGGGACGTGATTTTACCCGAAATTTCACCAATAACGTTCCAGGAATACGGGGACGAGTTATTTATGCAGGTGGTGATGATTTTCTGGGAGTGATTTATAGTCCCAAACCGCAAAACCCAATTCCCGCTTTTACTGCTTATGAGTGGTTAATGACTTTGGATGATAGGTGGAATCAACATCAAGAACCGATAACTCTCAGTGTAGGATTTGTCTGGGTTGCGGGAAGTGTACCCCAACGGGATGTATTACAACATTGTCGGGAAGCTGAAAAATTAGCAAAATCTCGTGGACGCGATCGCATCACAATTCGAGTTTTGTTTAATAGCGGTCAATATGTGCAATGGACTTGTCCTTGGGACTATTTGCATATTTTGAAAAATTATCGAGACAGAAATGGTAATACCTACGAAAAGTGGGAACGGAGAGGTAGGGATGAAAAATATAAGCCCAATTGGAACCATATTTATAGTGATTTAGCTCAACTCAAAGCACGTCATGCGATTGATTTAAACCCAAATAGACAAAACATCGATGATACATTGGCTTTAGCTTTGTTTGATATTTATTTCCAAAATAGAGATTATTTAATTAATCATAGCTCTCATATTGTTGGTGGAAATGCTTCGTATTTAGAGATAATTTCCTGGATTAATGACTTAGTTAATGTAGGTTGGCAATTATGTACAGATATTTAA
- a CDS encoding MOSC domain-containing protein encodes MKLISVNVGLPREVIWKGKTVSTGIFKEPVSGRVRVRSLNLDGDKQADLTVHGGVDKAVYVYPFEHYDYWRSELPDTELTPGIFGENFTVTGLKEEELNIGDRFQIGSVELMVTQPRLPCYKLGIRFGRSDMVKRFLASRRTGFYFRVLQEGEVGVGDTLELVSRDTNNITVADITQLYVREQNNPELLHRASQLQALPEGWRDYFQEQIRRSDVR; translated from the coding sequence ATGAAGCTCATCTCTGTCAACGTCGGACTACCGCGTGAAGTGATCTGGAAAGGAAAAACAGTTAGTACTGGAATTTTTAAAGAGCCAGTTAGCGGAAGGGTGAGAGTGCGATCGCTCAATTTAGACGGCGATAAGCAAGCGGATCTCACTGTTCATGGTGGAGTTGACAAAGCCGTGTATGTCTATCCATTCGAGCATTACGATTACTGGCGCAGTGAGTTACCTGATACAGAGTTAACACCAGGCATTTTTGGCGAAAATTTTACAGTCACAGGATTGAAAGAAGAAGAATTGAACATTGGCGATCGCTTCCAAATCGGCAGTGTGGAACTCATGGTGACTCAACCGCGCTTACCCTGCTACAAACTAGGGATTCGCTTTGGGCGATCAGATATGGTGAAACGATTTCTCGCCAGTCGTCGCACCGGATTTTATTTTCGGGTTTTGCAAGAGGGCGAAGTAGGAGTCGGAGACACTTTAGAGTTGGTGAGCCGGGATACCAACAATATTACGGTTGCTGATATCACTCAGCTTTATGTTCGTGAGCAAAACAATCCAGAGTTACTGCATCGTGCATCTCAACTGCAAGCGTTACCCGAAGGTTGGCGGGACTACTTTCAGGAACAGATCCGTCGTTCGGATGTGAGATAG
- a CDS encoding bifunctional 2-polyprenyl-6-hydroxyphenol methylase/3-demethylubiquinol 3-O-methyltransferase UbiG, whose protein sequence is MFEQQPQNLQLHVQQLANEALQKAEPSAWFEVLYAEAQGDTTQIPWAKLAPHPYLLEWLTNHQQFVMGQKALIIGCGLGDDAEALAHLGFEVTAFDISPTAIAWCQQRFPDSLVNYVVADLFVVPAQWHQAFDFVFECRNIQALPLNVRSGAISSVASFVAPGGTLLLITHVRDTEAEPSGPPWALSDSELERFESLGLQQVEKVLYQESEEFDVKQVRIEYQRS, encoded by the coding sequence ATGTTTGAACAACAACCTCAAAATTTACAACTTCATGTCCAACAGTTAGCTAACGAAGCGCTACAAAAAGCAGAGCCATCAGCTTGGTTTGAAGTTTTGTATGCCGAAGCTCAAGGCGACACAACACAAATTCCTTGGGCTAAGTTAGCTCCACATCCTTATCTTTTAGAATGGTTGACGAATCATCAACAGTTTGTTATGGGTCAAAAGGCATTAATCATCGGTTGTGGTTTAGGGGATGATGCCGAAGCTTTAGCTCATCTGGGATTTGAGGTAACTGCTTTTGATATTTCTCCTACTGCGATCGCTTGGTGTCAGCAACGATTTCCTGATTCTTTGGTCAACTATGTAGTTGCAGATTTATTCGTAGTTCCCGCACAATGGCATCAAGCCTTCGACTTTGTGTTTGAGTGCCGTAACATTCAGGCTTTGCCGCTAAATGTGCGCTCTGGAGCTATTTCTTCAGTTGCCTCTTTTGTAGCTCCCGGTGGCACACTTTTGCTGATTACCCATGTTCGGGATACAGAAGCAGAACCAAGTGGCCCACCTTGGGCATTATCAGACTCAGAACTGGAACGGTTTGAAAGTTTAGGATTACAACAAGTAGAAAAGGTATTATACCAAGAGTCTGAGGAATTTGATGTTAAGCAAGTGCGGATCGAATATCAAAGATCATAA